One Rhodothermaceae bacterium genomic window carries:
- a CDS encoding VOC family protein: MLPIDHIGVAVHDDRVMDSLLKKLANSAPSLPEDIDAQGVRVRFYGDGTKLETLQPLNADSTVARFLSKRGEGLHHIAFRVANAQAQLERMRAAGFQPLTENPIPGANGKLIFFLHPRDTCGILVEFCQPNKQYAVRFESCNELEQRMLSTGHCIPCDETPGHVVSGGPVPEKCRSLVLHNASSKLSRGKPDAPSVPVLISEASSASTHAQALQEQWPKAELIILPENSQLKLLPTALLDFWSSLENG, translated from the coding sequence ATGCTACCCATAGACCACATTGGTGTCGCCGTTCATGATGACAGGGTTATGGATAGCCTGCTCAAAAAACTTGCAAATTCTGCCCCCTCTCTACCTGAGGATATTGATGCGCAGGGTGTTCGGGTGCGGTTCTATGGTGATGGTACCAAACTGGAAACTCTTCAACCTTTGAACGCAGATTCCACCGTTGCCCGCTTCCTCTCAAAACGTGGCGAAGGGCTTCACCATATTGCTTTCAGGGTGGCCAATGCGCAAGCGCAGCTTGAGCGCATGCGCGCAGCGGGGTTTCAACCACTGACTGAAAATCCCATCCCGGGAGCCAACGGAAAGCTTATCTTCTTTTTACATCCGCGCGATACCTGTGGAATCCTTGTGGAATTCTGCCAACCCAACAAACAGTACGCCGTACGATTCGAGTCGTGCAATGAACTGGAACAGCGCATGCTGTCAACCGGTCATTGCATCCCCTGTGATGAAACTCCCGGACATGTTGTGAGCGGTGGACCTGTGCCCGAGAAATGTCGAAGCCTGGTGCTTCATAACGCCTCATCCAAACTGTCTCGGGGAAAGCCTGATGCCCCATCGGTACCGGTTCTCATCAGTGAAGCCAGTTCTGCATCAACCCATGCCCAAGCGCTTCAGGAGCAATGGCCTAAAGCAGAGCTCATCATTCTTCCAGAGAATTCACAGCTTAAGCTACTCCCGACAGCCCTGCTAGATTTCTGGTCATCATTGGAGAATGGGTGA
- a CDS encoding excinuclease ABC subunit C — translation MGEPTTNNDSLQTKVSELPTRCGVYQFLDENRNPLYIGKAINLRSRVRSYFRKDTHVQGRIRLLIAKAVDVQVIVTDNEAEALILENNLIKERKPRYNIVLRDGKTYPYICIKKEPFPRVFITRRILKDGSKYFGPYTDVGSMRRALGIVRSIFKLRTCSLDLSPEPIQRGKYQVCLEFHIKKCAGPCVGYQSAESYDETVAQVEMLLKGHTSALKRTLQDAMQAASEQQQYEEAARIRNQIDAIETYAQRQKVVTATPVDRDLFALATARDENAAVGVCFKVREGKIIGREHKIMRQIEGHEDSVLMQRYLENYYTQTAFFPEEVFLNIPTSEPEALVEFLTAQRGKKVLLITPQRGQKAELMRMVQANADLLLGEFKLELLKRGEDRIPFAVKALQSDLRLSKLPKRIECFDISHLGGTGTVASCIVFHNGRPRKSDYRSYKIRGVLDGKPDDFLSMEEVIRRRFQRIQDEDGPWPDLVVVDGGKGQLSSAIKALKQTDTYGNFPVIGLSKRLEEVYFPEDKEPYHIAKQSASLQLIQRVRDEAHRFAVNLQRKQRKSRLLHSELLDIPGVGPKTVQKLIRAFGSVRKIKHADQRSLKNIVGPSLAKQIEAYFSKQVNVP, via the coding sequence ATGGGTGAACCTACAACAAATAATGATAGCCTCCAGACTAAAGTGTCTGAGCTGCCGACCAGGTGTGGCGTGTACCAGTTTTTGGATGAGAACCGTAACCCGCTTTACATCGGTAAGGCCATCAACTTGCGTAGCCGTGTCCGATCCTACTTCCGCAAGGATACACATGTGCAGGGTCGCATAAGGCTTCTGATTGCAAAGGCAGTTGATGTCCAAGTGATTGTGACCGATAACGAAGCAGAAGCCCTCATCCTTGAGAACAACCTGATCAAGGAACGGAAGCCACGCTATAACATCGTCCTGAGGGACGGAAAGACTTATCCCTATATCTGTATTAAGAAGGAGCCATTTCCTCGCGTTTTTATTACCCGACGTATCCTTAAGGATGGCTCCAAATATTTTGGCCCCTATACCGACGTGGGAAGTATGAGGCGTGCTCTAGGAATCGTACGGTCCATTTTCAAGCTCCGTACATGCTCATTGGACCTGTCTCCCGAGCCCATTCAGCGTGGCAAGTATCAGGTCTGTCTGGAATTTCATATCAAGAAATGCGCAGGCCCCTGTGTAGGATATCAGTCTGCTGAATCCTATGACGAGACCGTTGCTCAGGTCGAAATGCTCCTGAAAGGCCATACGAGCGCACTGAAGCGTACGCTCCAAGATGCGATGCAAGCCGCCAGTGAACAACAACAGTATGAAGAGGCAGCACGCATTCGGAATCAAATTGATGCCATCGAAACATATGCACAGCGGCAAAAGGTGGTGACAGCGACACCCGTAGATCGGGATTTATTTGCCCTAGCGACTGCACGCGATGAGAATGCTGCCGTTGGTGTCTGTTTTAAGGTTCGGGAGGGGAAAATTATAGGACGTGAACACAAGATCATGCGCCAGATTGAGGGGCATGAGGATTCTGTTCTGATGCAGCGCTACCTCGAAAACTATTACACGCAAACGGCTTTCTTCCCCGAAGAGGTGTTTCTGAATATCCCAACTTCCGAACCGGAAGCCCTCGTGGAATTCCTAACCGCCCAGCGTGGCAAAAAAGTTCTCCTGATTACCCCTCAACGTGGACAAAAGGCAGAGTTGATGCGCATGGTACAGGCCAATGCGGATCTTTTGCTCGGGGAATTTAAGCTGGAATTACTCAAGCGTGGAGAAGACCGTATCCCCTTCGCAGTAAAGGCCCTGCAGTCTGATCTGAGACTAAGCAAGCTACCCAAAAGGATTGAATGCTTTGACATATCCCATCTCGGCGGGACCGGTACAGTTGCGTCGTGCATTGTATTTCATAATGGACGCCCCCGAAAGAGCGACTACCGGAGCTACAAAATCCGCGGCGTCCTGGACGGAAAACCGGATGATTTTCTATCTATGGAAGAAGTCATCCGCCGCCGGTTTCAGCGTATCCAAGACGAAGATGGCCCTTGGCCCGATCTAGTCGTCGTCGATGGGGGAAAGGGGCAACTCTCCAGTGCAATCAAAGCCCTGAAACAAACGGACACGTATGGAAATTTTCCTGTCATAGGACTATCCAAGCGCTTGGAAGAAGTATATTTCCCGGAAGACAAAGAGCCATATCACATTGCAAAGCAAAGTGCCTCATTGCAACTGATTCAGCGTGTTCGGGATGAGGCGCATCGATTTGCAGTTAATCTCCAGCGAAAACAACGAAAGAGTCGTCTATTACATTCGGAGTTGCTAGACATCCCGGGAGTCGGCCCCAAGACCGTGCAGAAACTGATTCGAGCATTCGGGTCCGTCCGAAAAATCAAACATGCTGATCAAAGATCACTCAAGAATATTGTTGGTCCGTCTCTGGCAAAACAGATTGAAGCGTATTTTTCGAAACAAGTGAATGTCCCGTAA